DNA sequence from the Antedon mediterranea chromosome 7, ecAntMedi1.1, whole genome shotgun sequence genome:
CCTCCTTTGGGGACACCTCCTTTGGGGACACCTCCTCTGGAGACACATCCTCTGGGGAAACCTCCTCTGGGGACACCTCTATCAGGGAACACTTTCCCGTGCTACAAGCAAAAGAAAATGTCTGTACGCTACTTACTGTCTTGAAGAGCAATATTCGGACGGCTTTTGGCGATTTCTTTCACCATCGTTTGAACAGCGTGCAGAGCAATCTCGTGCTCGCCTACACCTTCAGCAAGTGCTTCAATAATCGCTCCACCACCAATGTCCGCAATCCGAGCCCCTTCTTTGATGAGCGCTATCTCCTCATTCGATTTCACCATCCGTAAATACATGGCGGAATGTCCAATATCTACCACTGTGCTGTCCGGCAAGGCAGTTTGAAGTTTTTGGAAACTATCCATATTGATGTCATCAAATTCACAACCGACTTTTCCTTTTATTTCACCAAGTTCTTGGTACACAGCTCTGTAGTAGTTGTCGCGGTGCCAGTCAGTGTAAATTATATTATCACCGACCGTTTTACGCCACGGATAGGCCCCGTTGACTTTGGCAGAAATTGTGACAACTTTGTCTTGTGTAACCACTAACCCATACGGACGGCCAAAATGACAATACATATAGTCGGAGTAATAATTGACATTGTGATACGAGGTGAATAGCACGCCATTTATATTTTCGGTTTCCATTAGTTTTCGTAATTTACTGATTCTTCCACTCATTTCTGCTTTAGTGAATGTGCTCTCgatctataaaattaaaatatttatcgtTGGTTAGTAGAcctatactgtatttaaattggGACTAGTCTGCTCCAAACTGCCATATTCGGCCCTCTTTGTTGAAGCCACACTATTTAGGCCTAAAGGCGTTTCACATGAAAAGGTTTTTTCTTTTCAAGTTGGCGCGTAAGACTGCCAAACCGTCATatctttcacacaaaaacaacatcTGACCAGGGAGTGGAAGCAGCGAGAAGTAAAGAAGGGAGATTTCGGTTTTGGCCTACCTTCTCACTCGCATTGAACAAAGTGTTTAAACGTCACTCGTTAAATTCTGTGCCTACAAGAATGATTAATTATCACAATTTTGACACCATCCCTCATCGTGACGACTAACCGTCATTATGCGTTGTAATAATTCAGTGCAGCCTCTTCGATTTAGGCCTATCTTCTCCTTATTATAGTCGTCACAATCACATTCTCTCGCCATCGACCATTCTCCTCGACTCACCATCACCTATCCTTTATAATAAATTCCCatcgtaggcctaatatatgAAACTATACTACTAAAGGCCTACCTTTTCACCATTTTGGAGTTTTAAAGTGCGAGGCATGTTTTTATTAAACGCTGAATATTCTGGTTGCATCGATAGTCCTCGCCGCACACAACGCCGCAACATTGTTGTCAACTTGACAGAACGGCAGACGTCCGATCCATACTTTATGTAAGAAGCAAGCTTAAACCGTTGTAAATACATTTCTAAAAAGTAGAGCCAAAATAATTCactttctaaaattaaaattaatatgcaTGAATGATAAACCCAGTCTTTTTATACGGCATCATCTGTTGAGAGATCATGATGTCATCATTCTGCATGGCATAAACAGCCGGCTTAACGAAAGAATCATTACTTCAAATGCTCATGGCTGTTTttgtttagattttttttttacaatatttattttgtatttatttatttaatcacacCCTTGTTTACAAGACCAACCAATTCTGGCTTATGAGTGAACCATGGACGTATATTGTATACCTCCACGagtgaaaaatataaaatagcaaTTCAAATAGAAACATGTActcaaaatacaatataaaatagcAATTTAAATAGATACATGTACTCAAAAttcacaataacaataacaaactgGTTTGTAAACTGGTTTACAAAAatatagcccctgtatcagggggattaccacctatctgataggacagtgattcatttactattggtaatctttggccacattgcctaaagacataaaattaaaaaacattacaaataaaGTGGCCACGCACAAGAGTAAATATCTGATtcaaacataaacaaaaacaacatttaactggataattattaaatgtaaGCTATAATTTTAATCGATTATAAGAGGGAAGTAAGACTAAACCAAGCAGAATTGCTGTATTCATACGTAGTTGTGTCATGTTTGTATATACACATTCATATTTGTTATCTAgttaaagcgtggtttccacctaaaacgcaacgcagcgatgtatcgacgcaaagtgctgtattaacgtaatcacaagtgggaaccgacgacgcaacagtgctgcaaaaatcgaaaattgatttcacgcaggcgggggaaaacacaattattggaagggtaTTTTCTTACATTGTGTAGGTTGCGTtaggttgcgtcgctagtgggaaccaagctttactttgcagataactgaaataaaaaccaaacatctatatatcaatcaatcaatataataatattttacatctccctgctGTAATGTTGGCATATCTACCACAAGCATTATGCTTTTTTGTTATCATGCGtcttcaaatgttttttttttca
Encoded proteins:
- the LOC140055757 gene encoding creatinase-like, producing MYLQRFKLASYIKYGSDVCRSVKLTTMLRRCVRRGLSMQPEYSAFNKNMPRTLKLQNGEKIESTFTKAEMSGRISKLRKLMETENINGVLFTSYHNVNYYSDYMYCHFGRPYGLVVTQDKVVTISAKVNGAYPWRKTVGDNIIYTDWHRDNYYRAVYQELGEIKGKVGCEFDDINMDSFQKLQTALPDSTVVDIGHSAMYLRMVKSNEEIALIKEGARIADIGGGAIIEALAEGVGEHEIALHAVQTMVKEIAKSRPNIALQDTWSWFQSGHFNSENCHNPVTSRKVKKGDICVMNCFPMMAGYYSALERNVFLDHVSDDHLRVWEANCKVFETGKELIKPGAKCKDVAHGMNEVYKSYDLLQYRSFGYGHSFGVLSHYYGREAALEFREDIDTVLEPNMVMSLEPMIALPETHPAAGGYREHDVIVVTEDGCENITHFPYGPEHMVIKK